In one window of Paraflavitalea soli DNA:
- a CDS encoding S66 peptidase family protein: MNRKHFLSSMLATGTLLPSLPGMASDRFPESISKKPVIPPYLKPGDTIGITCPAGYIMLKDIEPAIQQMKSWGFNIKVGDTVGKRDFTFGGTDADRAADFQQMMDDTGVQAIMCARGGYGFVRIVDRLDFSKLVSKPKWIIGFSDITVLHGHLNRNYGMASIHSKMTNSFPDDWSKAEPIQVETILSIKQALMGETMKYTTVPSAFNRAGTATGVLVGGNLKTIETLAGSKSDIQTAGKLLFVEDTGEYLYSIDRMFWNLLRTGKLQELKGLIVGGFKVKPDDPGDEFGRTLQDIVMEKVRNFDYPVCFDFPVGHQKNNYALKCGVVHRLEVSLEKIALTEV, from the coding sequence ATGAATCGTAAACATTTTCTTTCTTCCATGCTGGCCACGGGTACCTTATTGCCTTCCCTGCCCGGCATGGCTTCGGATCGTTTTCCTGAAAGTATATCCAAAAAACCTGTCATTCCTCCCTACCTGAAGCCGGGCGATACGATCGGCATTACCTGTCCGGCAGGGTATATTATGCTGAAGGATATTGAACCGGCTATCCAGCAAATGAAAAGCTGGGGCTTCAATATTAAAGTGGGGGATACGGTAGGTAAACGTGATTTCACCTTTGGCGGCACGGATGCAGACCGGGCGGCAGATTTCCAGCAAATGATGGACGATACCGGGGTACAGGCCATTATGTGTGCCCGGGGAGGCTATGGTTTTGTGCGCATCGTGGACAGGCTCGATTTCTCCAAACTGGTGTCAAAGCCCAAATGGATCATTGGTTTTAGTGACATCACGGTATTGCACGGGCACCTGAACCGCAATTATGGCATGGCTTCCATTCATTCGAAAATGACGAATAGTTTCCCGGACGATTGGAGTAAGGCGGAGCCGATACAGGTGGAGACGATTCTTTCCATTAAACAGGCGCTGATGGGCGAAACGATGAAATATACTACGGTCCCTTCTGCCTTTAACCGGGCAGGTACAGCAACCGGGGTATTGGTAGGTGGCAACCTGAAAACCATCGAAACCCTGGCCGGCAGTAAGTCGGATATCCAGACAGCCGGCAAGTTGTTGTTTGTGGAAGATACGGGGGAATACCTCTATAGCATTGACCGCATGTTCTGGAACCTGCTGCGTACGGGCAAGTTGCAGGAGTTGAAAGGACTGATCGTTGGTGGTTTTAAAGTGAAGCCCGATGATCCCGGCGATGAATTTGGCCGTACGCTACAGGATATCGTGATGGAGAAGGTCAGGAACTTTGACTACCCGGTATGTTTTGATTTCCCGGTAGGGCACCAGAAGAACAATTATGCGCTGAAGTGCGGGGTGGTGCATAGGTTGGAGGTGAGTCTCGAAAAGATAGCCCTTACCGAGGTATAA
- a CDS encoding PIN domain-containing protein, whose amino-acid sequence MTVIVDANIIISAIIKPESEIASLLLLNTKAELVIPDYALEEIKRHRSRICHERGVSSSFFTEMLSKITFRLLVFSTEMLSNETLLQAVALTSSIDPNDALYVSFSLELDALFWTGDLKLYRGLRRKGFNRVINTAEFKAILTGMS is encoded by the coding sequence GTGACAGTTATAGTTGACGCAAATATTATCATCAGTGCCATTATAAAGCCTGAAAGCGAGATTGCCAGCTTATTGCTGCTAAATACAAAAGCTGAATTAGTCATCCCTGACTATGCGCTGGAGGAAATAAAAAGACATCGTTCCCGCATTTGCCATGAAAGAGGAGTATCTTCTTCCTTCTTCACTGAGATGCTTAGCAAGATCACATTTAGATTGCTTGTTTTTTCCACCGAAATGTTGAGTAATGAAACTCTTTTACAAGCTGTAGCTTTGACATCTTCTATTGATCCAAACGATGCATTGTATGTGTCCTTTTCATTAGAACTTGATGCGTTGTTTTGGACAGGAGACTTGAAACTCTACAGGGGTTTAAGGCGTAAAGGATTTAATCGTGTTATAAATACCGCGGAGTTTAAGGCTATATTGACAGGAATGTCTTAG